The nucleotide sequence TCAAACCCACGGGCGAAGAAATCGCCGCGGAGTATCGTAAGATGACCGGCAGGTAAGGTCAGTGAGAAAACTATTTCTCTTCTCTCTTTTCCCCCTCCTCTGAATTCACCCCAGAAATAACTTATAGGCTGGGTTCTCGCTTTCATCCCAATAGCGGTAGCCCAGGTTTTCCAGAAATGACTGCCATTCCTGCATCTCATGGGGTGGCACCTGCATTCCAACCACAATTCGCCCAAAGTCTGATCCATTGTTGCGGTAGTGGAACAGGCTGATGTTCCAGTCAGGACTCATATGGCTGACAAACTGCATTAAGGCACCAGGGCGTTCAGGAAACTCAAATCGGTAAAGCAGTTCATTGTGCGCCAGGGGCGATCGCCCACCCACCATATGCCGGAGATGCAGTTTGGTCAGTTCATCATCGGTCAGGTCAATCGTTTTAAAGCCGCAGGCTTCAAAGTTTGCCGCCATGTTTGCCGCATCCGCCCGGTTTTCAATCTGGACTCCTACAAAAATATGGGCTTCTTGCTCATCGGCAATCCGATAGTTGAACTCAGTCAAACTCCGTTTGCCAATACACTCACAAAATCGGCGCAAACTGCCTGGCTCTTCAGGAATCGTGACGGCAAAAATAGCCTCCCGCTGTTCTCCCAACTCTGCCCGTTCTGCCACAAAGCGGAGGCGATCAAAGTTCATGTTAGCACCGCAGGCAACCGCAATCAGCGTCTGCCCTTCAATCTGCGCCCGCTCGACATATGCCTTTGCCCCCGCGATCGCCAGTGCACCCGCAGGTTCCAGAATTGAGCGGGTGTCCTCAAACACATCTTTAATCGCGGCACAGGTGGCATCGGTATCCACCAGGATAATGTCATCTACATACTGCTGACAGAGCCAGAACGTCTCTTCCCCAACCTCCCGCACCGCTACCCCATCGGCAAATAAACCAACCTGGGGCAGACGCACCCGTTTTCCGGCTTTCAGCGAGCGATACATGGCATCGGCATCGACCGGCTCGACCCCAATAATTTTGATTTCGGGACGAATTCGCTTGACGTATGCCCCAATCCC is from Leptothermofonsia sichuanensis E412 and encodes:
- the ilvA gene encoding threonine ammonia-lyase, biosynthetic, with the translated sequence MFCDYLQLILTARVYDVAQETPLELAPNLSARLHNKLLLKREDMQSVFSFKLRGAYNKMAKLPPEQLAQGVIAASAGNHAQGVALGARQLGTRAIIVMPVTTPQVKINAVRARGGEVILHGDTYDDAYAYARQLEAEKGMTFIHPFDDPDVIAGQGTIGMEILRQYQQPIHAIFVAIGGGGLISGIGAYVKRIRPEIKIIGVEPVDADAMYRSLKAGKRVRLPQVGLFADGVAVREVGEETFWLCQQYVDDIILVDTDATCAAIKDVFEDTRSILEPAGALAIAGAKAYVERAQIEGQTLIAVACGANMNFDRLRFVAERAELGEQREAIFAVTIPEEPGSLRRFCECIGKRSLTEFNYRIADEQEAHIFVGVQIENRADAANMAANFEACGFKTIDLTDDELTKLHLRHMVGGRSPLAHNELLYRFEFPERPGALMQFVSHMSPDWNISLFHYRNNGSDFGRIVVGMQVPPHEMQEWQSFLENLGYRYWDESENPAYKLFLG